Part of the Solirubrobacterales bacterium genome is shown below.
CGTCGAGCCGGTAGATCTCGTACTCACGGCCGTCGACCGAGATGCTGGACCTTGCGCCGAATGAATTGGTGGTGCTCATGACGTTCCTTCGTGGTTGGAGGTTTTGCTCAAGGGTTCCCGATTCACCGCTTTGCTATCTGCCCGGCAGCCAGTGAATCACCGGCACTCTGACCGGCCTTGCCGGACTGAACCCGGTGGGAAATCGACGGGCTGACCAAGCCGATGTGGGCCATCGCCCGGGACCGGACCGGGGCCACCGCGATCTCGAGCCGGCTGGAACCGATCGCCGTCCTGACCGCAGCAGCGACCTTCCCGGGGGTTGTCGTGCCAAGAACCGCCGGCGCGTTCGCACCCGAATCGGCGAACATCCCCGCCTCACGGACAAATCCGGGAGCGACCACCGTGACCGACACCGGGGTGCCGGCCAGGTCCGCACTCAGCCCGAAGGCGAAGCCCCGCAGACCGAACTTGGTCGCGTTGTAAACCGAGCTGCGCGGGCTGCCCGCCTTGCCGGACAGAGATCCGATCAACACGATCTTTCCCCGGCCGCGCTCAAGCATGCCGGGGACCAACTCCTGCGCGAGCAGAATCGGTGCCTCAAGGTTGACTCTGAGCATCCGGGCCACCTGTTCCGACGAGAGATCGGTCAGCCGACCGGTCGCGGGCAGGGCCGCGTTGGCGACCAGGACATCGACCTCGCCGGCTGCCGCAGCCAGCGCAGCTGCCGCATCCGGTTCCGAGAGATCACCGGGAAGGACCAGGTGGCGCTCACCCGGCAGCGAGACGGCCAGATCCTCAAGCGCCGCGGTGGAACGCGCCGAGAGCAGCAACTCGGAGCCGGTTTCCGCCAGATTCGCTGCGATGGTGCGGCCGAGTCCACCGGTCGCACCGGTCAAGAGAACCCGTTTGCCCGCAATTTCCATCGGATCCAACCTACCAGCGAGGCCCGGATTTCCCGGTTCACCTCCGAACGGAAGAAGGAAATTAGTGACGTGTTAGCGAAACGCTTGTACATCGTCTATGATTCCGCAAGTCAAACCGAATAAAGCCGAATCTCCGGCCGACAGGTCCGGAGAGCGGGGGAACCAGGTTTCCGGGGCGAACCCACGAAAGTGGGGGCGCAAGCTCCTTAGAAGCGCCAGCCCGACAGCTAACCCCGCAGGCTGACAAAGGAGATCGGCATTACTGTGGTCCTCGCAGTTCCCAGCTTCAACATTTTCAGTCGGCGGCTCGCCGTCACTGTCGCCCTGGTAATAGCGGGTGGCCTGGCCGCCCTGGCCCCGGCTGCCGCCGACGCGGCAACCTGCGACACCGGTGCCACCGGCGGGATTTCGCTCAGCGCCAACAACTGCAAGCCGATCAAGAAGGCCCGTCTGGTCAACGGCAAGGCGATCGCTCCGGCCTCGGCCCCGGCCAAGGTCAAGCAGGTGATCGAGGCCGCCAACCGGATCCGGACCAAGAGGTACATCTACGGCGGCGGGCACGGCCTCTCGAAGAAACTTGACCGGGGCTACGACTGCTCCGGCTCGGTGAGCTACGCCCTGCGAGCCGCCGGGTTCATCACCAGCCCGATGCCCTCCGGCAGCTTCATCAACTGGAAGAACCGCGGCGCCGGCCGCTGGATCACCACCTACGCCAACGGTGGCCACATGTACATGGTGGTCGCCGGCCTCCGGTTCGACACCTCGGCGATGCGCGGCAACGGCAACAACCGGTGGACCAAAGAGATGCGTTCCAGCGGCGGGTTCAGCGTACGCCACCCAGGCAACTACTAGTCCGGAGTCACCAGCCGCCCGCTGGCGGCGTCATCAACCTCACACGGGACGCT
Proteins encoded:
- a CDS encoding SDR family NAD(P)-dependent oxidoreductase; translated protein: MEIAGKRVLLTGATGGLGRTIAANLAETGSELLLSARSTAALEDLAVSLPGERHLVLPGDLSEPDAAAALAAAAGEVDVLVANAALPATGRLTDLSSEQVARMLRVNLEAPILLAQELVPGMLERGRGKIVLIGSLSGKAGSPRSSVYNATKFGLRGFAFGLSADLAGTPVSVTVVAPGFVREAGMFADSGANAPAVLGTTTPGKVAAAVRTAIGSSRLEIAVAPVRSRAMAHIGLVSPSISHRVQSGKAGQSAGDSLAAGQIAKR